In the Clostridium gelidum genome, GGAATGACAGTTACAAGTGAAGGAATAGAAATTATATTTAAATTAAATGATTTTATTCATGAAATAAAAGGTCTTTCGGAAGTTGAAAAGAAAATAGAATCTTTTCTTAATTTAAAAAAAGTAATCATAGTCCCAGGAGATATTGAAGAAAATCCTTTAGTATTAAAGGATTTAGGTAAAGCTTGTGCAAATTATGTAAAAGATGTTTTAGAAGATAATTCTATTATAGCTTTAACAGGTGGAAGCACATTAAAAGAAGTTGTAGAAGCATTTCCTAAAATAACAAGTTTATCAAAAATCCAAGTAGTACCAGCAAGAGGTGGAATGGGTAAAAAGGTTGAAACTCAAGCAAATACTTTAGCTGCTACCTTAGCCAAAAAGCTAAATGGTACTTATAAAATGCTTCATATTTCAGAAAACTTAAGTTTAGATATAATAGATACATTACTTAAGGAAGAAGCTGTTAAAGCAGTAATAGATACTATACATAAAGCAGATATATTGATATATGGTATAGGTAATGCTGTTCAGATGGCAAGAAAAAGAGGAGTTCCGCAGCTTGAAATAGATAATTTAATTAATCAAGGAGCTGTTGGAGAAGCATTTGGATGTTATTTTAACAAAGACTCAGAAATAATCTCAGAAACTACCGCCGTTGGAATCAAAATTAATGAAGCAAGACAAATAAAAACACATATTGCAGTGGCTGGTGGGCAGAATAAAGTTGAGTCGATAATATCAACTGAATTTAATGACGTAAATGGAGTATTAGTTACAGATGAGGCAACAGCCTATGGAATACTAAAGAGGCTAGATAATAAAATTCAGTTATTAAAGTAGTTTGTAAAATTTATTTTTATAAAAAAGAAAAAATATTAGGAGGTAATTGTAATGGTAAACGTAGCAATTAATGGTTTTGGAAGAATAGGAAGATTGGCTTTAAGATTAATGATTAAAAACCCTGAATTTAATGTGGTTGCAATCAATGATTTAACAGATGCTAAAATGTTAGCTCACTTATTCAAATATGATTCAGCTCAAGGTAGATTCGATGGAACAGTTGAAGTTAAAGAAGGAGCTTTCGTAGTAAACGGAAAGGAAATCAAAGTAACTGCTGATTCTAACCCAGCAAACTTACCATGGGGAGAATTAAAAGTAGATATCGTTTTAGAATGTACTGGATTCTTTGCAACAAAAGAAAAGGCTTCAGCTCATATTAAAGCAGGTGCTAAAAAAGTTGTTATATCAGCTCCAGCAGGAAATGATCTACCAACAGTAGTATTTAATGTAAATCACGAAATATTAAAGGCATCAGATACAGTTATTTCAGGTGCTTCATGTACTACTAACTGTTTAGCTCCATTTGCTAAAGTATTAAGCGATCAATTTGGATTACAAAAAGGATTCATGACTACAATCCATTCTTATACTAACGATCAAAATACTTTAGATGCTCCACACAGAAATGGTGATTTAAGAAGAGCTAGAGCTGCTGCAGCTTCAATAATTCCTAACTCAACTGGTGCTGCTAAAGCAATCGGATTAGTTATTCCAGCATTAGTTGGAAAATTAGATGGAGGAGCTCAAAGAGTTCCAACAATAACTGGTTCATTAACTGAATTAGTTTGTACTTTAGATAAGAAAGTAACTGTAGATGAACTTAATGCTGCTATGAAAGCTGCTGCAACTGAATCATTTGGTTATACTGAAGATCCAATAGTTTCTTGTGATATTATCGGAAGTAGCTTCGGATCATTATTCGATGGAACTCAAACTAAGGTTATGGAAGTTAATGGAGAACAATTAGTTAAAGTAGCTTCTTGGTACGATAATGAAATGTCATACACTAACCAATTAGTAAGAACTTTAGGATACTTTGCTAACTTAAAGTAATTTAAATTAAACTAATTTTAAACATAATGCGCAAATTTATGTTAAAAAGAATAAGTCTGGTTTTGTAGTATAAGGCTATAAAGCCAGACTATTTTAAAATATTCAGATAAAATTAAAATAAATTTTTGAGGTGAATTTTAATGGATTTCAATAAAAAAACAATTGAAGATATAGATGTAAACGGAAAGAAAGTTTTAGTTAGATGTGACTTTAATGTACCATTAAAAGATGGTGTTATAACTGATGAAAACAGATTAGCTGGAGCACTTCCAACAATAAAGTATTTAGTTGCACACAATGCAAAGGTTATCCTTTGCTCACATTTAGGAAAAGATGCTTCTAAATCATTAGCTCCAGTAGCTGTAAGATTAACTGAAATGCTAGGTAAAGAAGTTATTTTTGCTAGAGATGAAGAAGTTGTTGGTGAAAACGCTAAAAAAGCTGTTGCTGACATGAAAGATGGAGACATCGTATTATTAGAAAACACTAGATGTAGAAAAGAAGAAACTAAGAATCTTCCAGAATTCTCTAAAGAATTAGCTTCATTAGCTGATGTATTTGTTAATGATGCATTTGGAACAGCTCATAGAGCTCATTGTTCAACAGTTGGAGTAACTGATTATCTTAAAACTGCTGTATGTGGATACTTAATTCAAAAAGAATTGAAATTCTTAGGAAATGCAGTTGAAAGTCCAGTAAAACCTTTTGTTGCTATCTTAGGTGGAGCAAAAGTTTCAGATAAGATTGCTGTTATCAATAACCTTTTAGATAAAGTTAACACAATAATCATTGGTGGTGGAATGGCTTATACATTCTTAAAAGCTCAAGGATATGAAATTGGAACTTCTTTAGTTGAAGAAGACAGACTTGACTATGCTAAAGAAATGATTGCAAAAGCTAAAGAAAAGGGCGTTAAGTTCTTATTACCAGTAGATCACAGAATTGCTGCAGAATTCAAAGATGTTGAAGCTGTAGTTACAGAAGACCAAAACATTCCAGCTGGAAGCATGGGATTAGACATCGGACCAAAGACAGACGTTTTATATGCTGATGCTATTAAAGATGCTAAGACAGTAATTTGGAATGGACCAATGGGAGTATTCGAATTCGAAAACTTCAATAAGGGTACAATTGCAGTAGCTAAGGCTATGGCAGATGCTGATGCTACTACTATTATAGGTGGTGGAGATTCAGCTGCAGCTGTAAATATTTTGGGATTTGGAGATAAGATGACTCATATTTCAACTGGTGGTGGAGCATCACTTGAATTCTTAGAAGGTAAAGAATTACCAGGGATTTCAGCAT is a window encoding:
- the gap gene encoding type I glyceraldehyde-3-phosphate dehydrogenase is translated as MVNVAINGFGRIGRLALRLMIKNPEFNVVAINDLTDAKMLAHLFKYDSAQGRFDGTVEVKEGAFVVNGKEIKVTADSNPANLPWGELKVDIVLECTGFFATKEKASAHIKAGAKKVVISAPAGNDLPTVVFNVNHEILKASDTVISGASCTTNCLAPFAKVLSDQFGLQKGFMTTIHSYTNDQNTLDAPHRNGDLRRARAAAASIIPNSTGAAKAIGLVIPALVGKLDGGAQRVPTITGSLTELVCTLDKKVTVDELNAAMKAAATESFGYTEDPIVSCDIIGSSFGSLFDGTQTKVMEVNGEQLVKVASWYDNEMSYTNQLVRTLGYFANLK
- a CDS encoding phosphoglycerate kinase, which translates into the protein MDFNKKTIEDIDVNGKKVLVRCDFNVPLKDGVITDENRLAGALPTIKYLVAHNAKVILCSHLGKDASKSLAPVAVRLTEMLGKEVIFARDEEVVGENAKKAVADMKDGDIVLLENTRCRKEETKNLPEFSKELASLADVFVNDAFGTAHRAHCSTVGVTDYLKTAVCGYLIQKELKFLGNAVESPVKPFVAILGGAKVSDKIAVINNLLDKVNTIIIGGGMAYTFLKAQGYEIGTSLVEEDRLDYAKEMIAKAKEKGVKFLLPVDHRIAAEFKDVEAVVTEDQNIPAGSMGLDIGPKTDVLYADAIKDAKTVIWNGPMGVFEFENFNKGTIAVAKAMADADATTIIGGGDSAAAVNILGFGDKMTHISTGGGASLEFLEGKELPGISALNNK
- a CDS encoding sugar-binding transcriptional regulator, which produces MGHLVTKGVLELQEILELQKKIVPELVNTLEKRYNVLRTICHNEPIGRRVLAEMLNVGERTARTEIGFLKEQGLIEINTSGMTVTSEGIEIIFKLNDFIHEIKGLSEVEKKIESFLNLKKVIIVPGDIEENPLVLKDLGKACANYVKDVLEDNSIIALTGGSTLKEVVEAFPKITSLSKIQVVPARGGMGKKVETQANTLAATLAKKLNGTYKMLHISENLSLDIIDTLLKEEAVKAVIDTIHKADILIYGIGNAVQMARKRGVPQLEIDNLINQGAVGEAFGCYFNKDSEIISETTAVGIKINEARQIKTHIAVAGGQNKVESIISTEFNDVNGVLVTDEATAYGILKRLDNKIQLLK